In Hymenobacter volaticus, the genomic window CCAAGTGTTTGCTATTTCCAACCAAAGCCTTACCTTTGCCAACCCAATTGAATTGAACTCGAGCAGAAGACCTTTCTAACACATGGCAAATCATAAGTCGGCCCTTAAGCGCATCCGTTCCAACGAGGCTAAGCGCGTGCTGAACCGTTACCAGGCAAAATCAACCCGCACTGCTATCAAGAAGCTGCGTGCAACCACCGACGCTACAGCTGCACAAGAGCTGCTAAGTAAAGTATCGTCGATGCTGGATCGTCTGGCCAAAAAGAACATCATACACAAGAACAAAGCCGCCAACAACAAGTCGAAGCTGGCTAAGTTCGTGAAGTCGCTGGCTGCCTAAGCGGCAAAAGCTACTTTCTGCTCTTTTATACAGAGAAGGCCCTGCGCGCAAGTGCGGGGCCTTTTCACGTTCAATCTAGTTGTACTACTTGTTGTCTCTGCGCTGAAAACGTTGGCTCCGTTATTTAGTACGAGCCTACCTAGCATTACCTATGCACCTCATGATAGATGGAGAAGCAAAAGCATGTGGCAGCTGAATTGACTAGTTGAGTTCTCCACCTTTACCTAAAGGATGTAGAACAAGCTGTATAACTTCGGTTGTAGTCATCAAATTCGACTACAACCATAACTTAAACGAGCAACGTATTTTAATTAAAAGGCCCGTCTGAATCGTCAGATGGGCCTTTTAATTAAAATACGTTGCTCAGGTTTTAAGCTACGCTTACTTTCACCATGTTGGCTTTGCCTTTTTCATTGATGGGCATAGAAGCGGTGTTGATGAACACATCACCTTTCTGGAGGTGGCCCATGGTGGTCAGCACGTACTTTATATCTAGTACGGTGTTATCGGTG contains:
- the rpsT gene encoding 30S ribosomal protein S20; its protein translation is MANHKSALKRIRSNEAKRVLNRYQAKSTRTAIKKLRATTDATAAQELLSKVSSMLDRLAKKNIIHKNKAANNKSKLAKFVKSLAA